The proteins below come from a single Mycobacteriales bacterium genomic window:
- a CDS encoding ComEA family DNA-binding protein, which yields MDDRVVEGDAPADGADGADGDGTGSESVAGADDGAGRVVGRHRDAGDPRPAGAVARWLPETLRRARMDPGRPGARTVVAVALLAALVAGVLVWRARPVAQPVGVVAVDATSRASAAPGGPAGADAVTPGDPAGSDLASAAAGGAAPQPPGGAVPTGPTSPSVVVVAVAGKVRRPGLVRLPAGDRVADAIAAAGGVLPGADIGLLNVASRLSDGEQVLVAVPGATPDPVSTAPAAAGAGVTAAPDAPVNLNTATVDQLDALPGVGPVTAAKILDYRTAHGPFRSIDQLRDVGGIGDVKFAALESKVTV from the coding sequence GTGGACGACAGGGTCGTCGAGGGGGATGCTCCGGCCGATGGTGCCGACGGTGCCGATGGTGACGGCACCGGATCGGAATCCGTCGCCGGTGCCGACGACGGCGCCGGTCGGGTCGTCGGACGTCATCGCGATGCCGGTGACCCCCGCCCGGCGGGTGCGGTCGCCCGGTGGTTGCCGGAGACGCTCCGACGGGCCCGGATGGACCCCGGTCGACCCGGTGCCCGCACCGTCGTCGCCGTCGCGCTGCTCGCCGCGCTCGTGGCGGGAGTGCTCGTCTGGCGCGCCCGGCCGGTCGCCCAGCCGGTCGGCGTGGTGGCGGTCGACGCCACGTCCCGGGCGAGTGCGGCCCCCGGCGGACCGGCCGGTGCGGATGCCGTGACCCCCGGCGATCCCGCCGGCTCGGACCTCGCCTCGGCAGCCGCCGGCGGCGCCGCCCCGCAACCCCCCGGCGGGGCGGTGCCGACCGGCCCGACGAGCCCCTCGGTGGTGGTCGTCGCCGTGGCCGGCAAGGTACGCCGGCCCGGATTGGTCCGGTTGCCCGCCGGAGACCGGGTGGCCGACGCGATCGCCGCAGCAGGCGGGGTGCTGCCCGGCGCCGACATCGGGCTGCTCAACGTCGCGAGCCGGCTCTCCGACGGCGAGCAGGTGCTGGTCGCAGTCCCCGGCGCCACGCCCGACCCGGTTTCGACGGCGCCCGCCGCGGCCGGCGCCGGTGTGACCGCCGCCCCGGACGCTCCGGTCAACCTCAACACCGCGACCGTGGATCAACTCGACGCGCTGCCCGGGGTCGGCCCGGTCACCGCAGCGAAGATCCTCGACTACCGGACGGCGCACGGGCCGTTCCGCAGCATCGACCAGCTCCGGGACGTCGGCGGGATCGGCGACGTCAAGTTCGCCGC